From Tripterygium wilfordii isolate XIE 37 chromosome 16, ASM1340144v1, whole genome shotgun sequence, one genomic window encodes:
- the LOC119980762 gene encoding loganic acid O-methyltransferase-like, with product MVREMTTTPTSMNGGDGENSYTRNSASQGVAFELVKSLISEGIATKLDLVRLISPSSPKILRIADLGCSVGPNTFTSVQEITNYLKLKCRQRDHDVEFQVFFNDQFSNDFNTLFKNLPSDRQYFAAGVPGSFHDRLFPENFLHFMHCSYSLHWLSSAPKELVDQDSPAYNKGRIYYAAAPTAVVQAYSNQFAKDITSFLNARSHEVVPGGLMTLVIPGVPDGVPHSQCGFVATHALIEACLIDIHHQGLISEAKIDSFNMPIYIPAAPEIKALIEKNGCFSIEKMESIIYGEEVVKLLYIDEQMVSSQLRAVWEGIISEHFGNDIVDELFDQFAKRFAEAFMGSKPRNNGRTVLIFALLKRNL from the exons ATGGTTAGGGAAATGACAACTACACCAACTTCAATGAATGGGGGAGATGGAGAGAATAGCTATACCCGCAATTCCGCTTCACAG GGAGTGGCCTTTGAGCTTGTGAAGTCATTGATCAGTGAAGGAATTGCTACAAAGCTTGATCTGGTTCGACTCATATCGCCTTCGTCCCCAAAAATATTAAGGATTGCTGATTTGGGATGTTCTGTTGGGCCCAACACATTCACATCAGTGCAAGAAATAACAAATTATCTGAAACTAAAATGCCGACAACGAGATCATGATGTTGAATTCCAAGTGTTTTTCAATGACCAATTCTCGAACGATTTCAACACTCTCTTTAAGAATCTTCCATCTGATAGGCAGTATTTTGCAGCTGGTGTGCCGGGGTCTTTTCATGATCGTTTGTTCCCTGAGAATTTTCTCCATTTCATGCACTGCTCATATTCACTGCATTGGCTCTCAAGTGCACCTAAAGAGTTGGTAGATCAAGACTCCCCTGCATATAATAAAGGGAGGATCTATTATGCAGCTGCCCCCACAGCAGTTGTTCAGGCCTACTCAAATCAATTTGCAAAGGACATTACTTCTTTTCTGAATGCAAGATCACATGAGGTTGTCCCTGGAGGGCTTATGACACTTGTGATACCAGGTGTTCCAGATGGTGTCCCTCATTCACAGTGCGGTTTTGTTGCAACTCATGCTTTAATTGAAGCCTGTCTCATAGACATCCACCATCAG GGATTAATCAGTGAAGCTAAGATTGACTCCTTCAATATGCCCATATACATCCCAGCTGCACCAGAGATTAAGGCTTTGATAGAGAAAAATGGTTGTTTCAGCATCGAAAAGATGGAATCAATAATCTATGGTGAGGAAGTagtaaaattattatatatagatgAACAAATGGTAAGTTCACAACTAAGAGCTGTTTGGGAGGGAATTATCAGTGAGCACTTTGGAAACGATATTGTTGACGAACTTTTTGATCAGTTTGCCAAGAGATTTGCAGAGGCTTTCATGGGTTCCAAGCCAAGAAACAATGGGCGAACGGTTCTGATATTTGCGCTTCTCAAGCGCAACCTCTGA